The following coding sequences lie in one Vespa velutina chromosome 24, iVesVel2.1, whole genome shotgun sequence genomic window:
- the LOC124956906 gene encoding phospholipid-transporting ATPase ID isoform X6, producing the protein MIRTDEEEGPKREKKNVKGEPDIVSSAPPTCHEDEEVKECDETDVTEGKRTTTTTTTTTTTTTTTTTATATATTTATKTTAVAAATVTVTATTTTVTVTAAATTAAATVTVTVTTTTTTTTTTTTTTRTTTTTTTTTTTTAAAAAAAAKEAAMCAVDICIQDGNESRKKKRKRRKMRNKPQLQEQQDVSIHAVLNLPSSSEEVVEAVDECSKRDSSSSLGGTSRHNTFRESLLTVLGKLVIWKGSRYRSTTAASSSSSVPPNSPPATECIGRSTSFFSSETERRIRANNREYNSQFNYANNYIKTSKYSVLTFLPLNLFEQFQRLANFYFLCLLVLQMIPAISSLTPITTAIPLIGVLMLTAVKDAYDDFQRHSSDSQVNNRKSQTLRGTSLREEKWSQVQVGDVIRMENDHFVAADVLLLSTSEPNGLCYIETAELDGETNLKCRQCLTETAEMMDNHESIGQFDGEIVCETPNNLLNKFDGTLTWRGRKYALDNDKIILRGCVLRNTQWCYGVVIFAGKDTKLMQNSGKTKFKRTSIDRLLNLLIIGIVFFLLSMCLFCMIGCGIWESLVGRYFQVYLPWDSLVPSEPLGGATVIALLVFFSYAIVLNTVVPISLYVSVEVIRFVQSFLINWDEEMYYAPTNTHAKARTTTLNEELGQIEYIFSDKTGTLTQNIMTFNKCSVAGKCYGDTVDEVTGEVVDLSEMMPPLDFSFNKDYEPEFKFYDPALLEAVKQGNEDVHSFFRLLALCHTVMPEEKHGKLEYQAQSPDEAALVSAARNFGFVFKERSPNSITIEVMGKREVYELLCILDFNNVRKRMSVILRKDGHLRLYCKGADNVIYERLKKDSDEIMSKTLDHLNKFAGEGLRTLCLSVRDLDESFFNNWKQRHQEAALSHENRDDKLDAIYEEIEKDMTLLGATAIEDKLQDGVPQTIANLGLAGIKVWVLTGDKQETAINIGYSCQLLTDDLTDVFVVDATTYDGVETQLTRYLETIKTASSHQNRPTLSIVTFRWDKESSDTEYNPSRDEQDEHEMEQAMGFAVVINGHSLVHALHPQLDQLFLEVSSQCKSVICCRVTPLQKAMVVELIKKNKNAVTLAIGDGANDVSMIKTAHIGVGISGQEGLQAVLASDYSIGQFRFLERLLLVHGRWSYYRMSKFLRYFFYKNFAFTLCHIWFAFFCGFSAQTVFDPMYISVYNLFYTSLPVLAVGIFDQDVNDKNSLMYPKLYAPGLQNLLFNKKEFCWSALHGFFASCVLFLVPYGTYKDGVSPKGYVLSDHMLLGSVVATILVIVVTVQIALDTSYWTIVNHIMVWGSLIWYFILDYFYNFVIGGSYAGSLTMAMSEATFWFTTVITCIILVIPVLSWRFFFMDVRPTLSDRVRLKQRLAQLRSRQSQDILRTPSTRRTRRSLRSGYAFAHQEGFGRLITSGKIMRKLPNGADFKFAMPFTNNVTKQVNVATTSPKENASRNSHTLDAITL; encoded by the exons ATGATACGGACGGACGAAGAGGAGGGTCCAAAACGGGAGAAGAAGAATGTAAAAGGCGAGCCGGACATCGTCTCCTCGGCACCTCCTACGTGCCACGAAGACGAAGAG GTAAAAGAGTGTGACGAGACCGATGTTacggaaggaaaaagaacaacgacgacgacgacgacgacgacgacgacgacgacgacgacgacgacggcgactgCGACGGCGACAACGACGGCGACGAAAACGACGGCGGTGGCAGCGGCAACGGTGACTGTAAcggcaacgacaacgacggtgACTGTAACGGCAGCAGCAACGACAGCGGCGGCGACGGTAACGGTGACAgtgacaacaacaacaacaacaacaacgacgacgacgacgacgacgaggacgacgacgacgacgacgacgaccacaACCACGACGGCGGCGGCAGCGGCAGCGGCGGCGAAAGAAGCAGCCATGTGCGCTGTGGACATTTGCATTCAAGATGGAAACGAGAGCCGTAAGAAGAAGCGAAAACGGCGAAAAATGCGCAACAAGCCACAACTGCAAGAGCAACAAGACGTATCGATTCACGCAGTATTGAATCTTCCATCGTCGTCCGAAGAAGTTGTTGAGGCAGTCGACGAATGCTCCAAAAGAGATTCGTCGAGCAGTCTTGGTGGTACCAGCAGGCACAATACCTTCAGGGAATCATTGCTTACGGTACTGGGCAAGCTGGTCATATGGAAGGGCAGCAGGTATCGTTCCACAACTGCTGCTTCGTCCTCTTCCAGTGTGCCTCCGAATTCACCACCTGCCACAGAATGTATCGGTCGTAgcacatcttttttttctagcg AAACAGAGAGGCGCATCCGCGCCAATAATCGCGAATACAATTCACAGTTTAATTATGCG AACAACTACATAAAAACGTCCAAGTATTCGGTTCTGACGTTCCTACCATTGAATTTGTTCGAGCAATTTCAGCGGCTCGCCAACTTTTACTTCCTATGCCTGCTGGTGCTTCAAATGATACCCGCCATATCCTCTTTGACTCCCATTACGACAGCTATACCGCTCATAGGGGTACTTATGCTCACTGCCGTTAAGGATGCCTACGACGACTTT CAACGGCATAGCAGCGATTCACAAGTTAATAATAGAAAGTCACAAACATTGCGTGGCACTAGCTTACGCGAAGAGAAATGGTCTCAGGTTCAAGTTGGGGACGTTATAAGAATGGAGAATGATCACTTTGTCGCGGCGGacgttcttcttttatcaACGAGCGAACCTAATGGTCTTTGTTACATCGAAACGGCAGAATTGGATGG GGAGACTAATTTAAAATGCCGGCAATGCTTGACTGAGACTGCCGAAATGATGGACAACCACGAATCAATTGGTCAATTCGACGGTGAAATCGTTTGCGAAACGCCTAACAATTTGTTGAATAAGTTTGATGGCACGTTAACGTGGAGAGGACGGAA ATACGCGTTGGATAACGACAAAATCATATTACGAGGTTGTGTACTAAGAAATACACAATGGTGCTACGGCGTGGTCATCTTTGCGGGCAAGGATACCAAATTAATGCAAAACTCAGGGAAGACCAAATTTAAGAGGACCTCTATAGATAGGCTGCTGAATCTTCTGATTATTGGAATAGtgtttttcttgctttctatGTGTTTGTTTTGCATGATCGGTTGTGGTATTTGGGAGAGCCTCGTGGGTCGATATTTTCAAGTGTATTTACCTTGGGACTCGTTAGTGCCTAGCGAACCTTTAGGAGGTGCCACAGTGATCGCTCTCCTCGTATTCTTTTCATATGCTATTGTATTGAACACAGTGGTGCCAATCAGTTTATATGTGAGTGTCGAAGTGATCAGATTCGTGCAGTCGTTTCTGATCAATTGGGACGAAGAAATGTACTACGCGCCTACGAATACACATGCCAAGGCTAGGACTACTACGTTAAACGAAGAATTGGGTCAGATAGAATACATCTTTTCTGACAAAACTGGAACATTAACGCAAAATATAATGACTTTTAATAAGTGTTCTGTAGCTGGTAAATGTTACGGTGACACTGTAGACGAAGTTACTGGAGAAGTCGTCGATTTAAGCGAG ATGATGCCACCCCtggatttttcatttaacaagGATTACGAGCCTGAATTTAAATTCTACGATCCTGCGCTTTTGGAAGCTGTCAAGCAAGGGAATGAAGATGTTCACAGTTTCTTTCGCTTATTAGCATTATGCCACACCGTTATGCCAGAAGAGAAACACGGAAAGCTCGAGTATCAAGCACAGTCGCCGGACGAGGCAGCGCTCGTTTCAGCAGCTAGAAATTTTGGTTTTGTCTTTAAAGAAAGATCTCCTAATAGCATAACGATCGAAGTAATGGGAAAGCGTGAAGTATATGAGCTACTGTGTATTCTAGACTTTAATAATGTCAGAAAAAGAATGTCTGTAATATTGAGAAAGGATGGACATCTTAGGTTGTATTGTAAAGGGGCAGACAATGTCATTTACGAACGTTTGAAGAAAGATAGCGATGAAATTATGTCAAAGACTTTGGATCATCTCAATAAATTTGCAGGCGAAGGTTTGAGAACATTGTGCCTTTCAGTGAGAGATTTAGATGAAAGCTTCTTTAATAATTGGAAACAACGTCATCAAGAAGCGGCACTCAGCCATGAGAATAGAGATGACAAATTGGACGCCATATacgaagagatagaaaaagatatgacGTTATTAGGTGCTACTGCCATTGAGGATAAATTACAAGATGGTGTACCCCAAACCATCGCGAATTTAGGACTCGCTGGCATAAAAGTGTGGGTATTAACAGGTGATAAACAAG AAACGGCCATCAACATCGGTTATTCGTGTCAACTGTTAACAGACGATCTTACCGATGTCTTTGTAGTAGATGCTACTACTTATGATGGGGTTGAAACTCAATTGACACGATATTTGGAAACCATCAAGACAGCCTCCAGCCATCAGAATCGGCCAACTCTCTCCATTGTCACATTCAGGTGGGACAAGGAAAG CAGTGATACGGAATATAATCCGAGTAGAGACGAGCAGGATGAGCATGAAATGGAGCAAGCTATGGGTTTTGCAGTGGTTATCAATGGACATTCCTTAGTGCACGCATTGCATCCGCAACTTGATCAACTTTTTCTGGAAGTATCAAGCCAAT GTAAATCTGTGATATGTTGTCGTGTAACACCTTTACAAAAAGCGATGGTCGTtgaattgataaagaaaaataaaaatgcggTTACTCTGGCGATCGGAGATGGAGCTAATGACGTTTCGATGATAAAGACGGCTCATATTGGCGTTGGTATCAGTGGACAAGAAGGACTGCAAGCTGTACTAGCCTCTGATTATTCTATAGGGCAATTTAGGTTCTTAGAAAGATTATTACTCGTACACGGCAGGTGGTCGTATTATAGAATGAGCAAGTTCCTTAGAtacttcttttataaaaattttgcatTCACTCTCTGCCATATCTGGTTCGCCTTCTTCTGTGGATTCAGTGCACAG ACAGTGTTTGATCCAATGTACATTTCTGTctataatctattttatacGTCGCTACCAGTTTTGGCAGTTGGCATATTTGATCAAGatgttaatgataaaaatagcCTAATGTATCCAAAGTTATATGCACCTGGACTTCAAAATCttctctttaataaaaaagaattttgttgGAGTGCTCTACATGGTTTTTTTGCTAGTTGCGTATTATTTTTAGTACCCTATG gAACATACAAGGATGGAGTATCACCGAAGGGCTATGTACTTTCAGACCATATGCTGCTGGGCAGTGTTGTAGCTACAATATTAGTTATAGTTGTAACAGTTCAAATCGCTCTTGACACATCATATTGGACAATTGTTAATCATATTATGGTGTGGGGCTCGTTGATatggtattttattttagattacTTTTATAACTTCGTCATAGGAGGTAGTTACGCCGGCAGTCTTACAATG GCTATGTCAGAAGCAACATTTTGGTTCACAACAGTTATAACATGTATAATACTAGTGATACCAGTTCTTTCATGGAGGTTCTTCTTTATGGATGTGCGGCCAACACTCTCAGATAGAGTAAGATTGAAACAAAGATTAGCGCAATTGCGTTCTCGTCAGAGTCAGGACATTTTGCGTACTCCATCTACGAGACGCACGCGACGATCTCTGCGCTCAGGCTACGCATTTGCTCATCAAGAAGGTTTTGGACGACTTATTACATCTGGAAAAATCATGCGCAAATTACCCAATGGTGCAGATTTTAAGTTCGCTATGCCATTTACCAATAATGTTACTAAACAAGTTAATGTTGCTACTACGTCGCCAAAGGAGAATGCATCTCGGAATTCGCACACATTGGATGCTATCACTCTGTGA
- the LOC124956906 gene encoding phospholipid-transporting ATPase ID isoform X1 translates to MIRTDEEEGPKREKKNVKGEPDIVSSAPPTCHEDEEVKECDETDVTEGKRTTTTTTTTTTTTTTTTTATATATTTATKTTAVAAATVTVTATTTTVTVTAAATTAAATVTVTVTTTTTTTTTTTTTTRTTTTTTTTTTTTAAAAAAAAKEAAMCAVDICIQDGNESRKKKRKRRKMRNKPQLQEQQDVSIHAVLNLPSSSEEVVEAVDECSKRDSSSSLGGTSRHNTFRESLLTVLGKLVIWKGSRYRSTTAASSSSSVPPNSPPATECIGRSTSFFSSETERRIRANNREYNSQFNYANNYIKTSKYSVLTFLPLNLFEQFQRLANFYFLCLLVLQMIPAISSLTPITTAIPLIGVLMLTAVKDAYDDFQRHSSDSQVNNRKSQTLRGTSLREEKWSQVQVGDVIRMENDHFVAADVLLLSTSEPNGLCYIETAELDGETNLKCRQCLTETAEMMDNHESIGQFDGEIVCETPNNLLNKFDGTLTWRGRKYALDNDKIILRGCVLRNTQWCYGVVIFAGKDTKLMQNSGKTKFKRTSIDRLLNLLIIGIVFFLLSMCLFCMIGCGIWESLVGRYFQVYLPWDSLVPSEPLGGATVIALLVFFSYAIVLNTVVPISLYVSVEVIRFVQSFLINWDEEMYYAPTNTHAKARTTTLNEELGQIEYIFSDKTGTLTQNIMTFNKCSVAGKCYGDTVDEVTGEVVDLSETDKAAQTPTMRWKSGQEFVRQVYTPLSGPNVRLLEQADRMSSTTPEPGISASPKLQHKHSMMPPLDFSFNKDYEPEFKFYDPALLEAVKQGNEDVHSFFRLLALCHTVMPEEKHGKLEYQAQSPDEAALVSAARNFGFVFKERSPNSITIEVMGKREVYELLCILDFNNVRKRMSVILRKDGHLRLYCKGADNVIYERLKKDSDEIMSKTLDHLNKFAGEGLRTLCLSVRDLDESFFNNWKQRHQEAALSHENRDDKLDAIYEEIEKDMTLLGATAIEDKLQDGVPQTIANLGLAGIKVWVLTGDKQETAINIGYSCQLLTDDLTDVFVVDATTYDGVETQLTRYLETIKTASSHQNRPTLSIVTFRWDKESSDTEYNPSRDEQDEHEMEQAMGFAVVINGHSLVHALHPQLDQLFLEVSSQCKSVICCRVTPLQKAMVVELIKKNKNAVTLAIGDGANDVSMIKTAHIGVGISGQEGLQAVLASDYSIGQFRFLERLLLVHGRWSYYRMSKFLRYFFYKNFAFTLCHIWFAFFCGFSAQTVFDPMYISVYNLFYTSLPVLAVGIFDQDVNDKNSLMYPKLYAPGLQNLLFNKKEFCWSALHGFFASCVLFLVPYGTYKDGVSPKGYVLSDHMLLGSVVATILVIVVTVQIALDTSYWTIVNHIMVWGSLIWYFILDYFYNFVIGGSYAGSLTMAMSEATFWFTTVITCIILVIPVLSWRFFFMDVRPTLSDRVRLKQRLAQLRSRQSQDILRTPSTRRTRRSLRSGYAFAHQEGFGRLITSGKIMRKLPNGADFKFAMPFTNNVTKQVNVATTSPKENASRNSHTLDAITL, encoded by the exons ATGATACGGACGGACGAAGAGGAGGGTCCAAAACGGGAGAAGAAGAATGTAAAAGGCGAGCCGGACATCGTCTCCTCGGCACCTCCTACGTGCCACGAAGACGAAGAG GTAAAAGAGTGTGACGAGACCGATGTTacggaaggaaaaagaacaacgacgacgacgacgacgacgacgacgacgacgacgacgacgacgacggcgactgCGACGGCGACAACGACGGCGACGAAAACGACGGCGGTGGCAGCGGCAACGGTGACTGTAAcggcaacgacaacgacggtgACTGTAACGGCAGCAGCAACGACAGCGGCGGCGACGGTAACGGTGACAgtgacaacaacaacaacaacaacaacgacgacgacgacgacgacgaggacgacgacgacgacgacgacgaccacaACCACGACGGCGGCGGCAGCGGCAGCGGCGGCGAAAGAAGCAGCCATGTGCGCTGTGGACATTTGCATTCAAGATGGAAACGAGAGCCGTAAGAAGAAGCGAAAACGGCGAAAAATGCGCAACAAGCCACAACTGCAAGAGCAACAAGACGTATCGATTCACGCAGTATTGAATCTTCCATCGTCGTCCGAAGAAGTTGTTGAGGCAGTCGACGAATGCTCCAAAAGAGATTCGTCGAGCAGTCTTGGTGGTACCAGCAGGCACAATACCTTCAGGGAATCATTGCTTACGGTACTGGGCAAGCTGGTCATATGGAAGGGCAGCAGGTATCGTTCCACAACTGCTGCTTCGTCCTCTTCCAGTGTGCCTCCGAATTCACCACCTGCCACAGAATGTATCGGTCGTAgcacatcttttttttctagcg AAACAGAGAGGCGCATCCGCGCCAATAATCGCGAATACAATTCACAGTTTAATTATGCG AACAACTACATAAAAACGTCCAAGTATTCGGTTCTGACGTTCCTACCATTGAATTTGTTCGAGCAATTTCAGCGGCTCGCCAACTTTTACTTCCTATGCCTGCTGGTGCTTCAAATGATACCCGCCATATCCTCTTTGACTCCCATTACGACAGCTATACCGCTCATAGGGGTACTTATGCTCACTGCCGTTAAGGATGCCTACGACGACTTT CAACGGCATAGCAGCGATTCACAAGTTAATAATAGAAAGTCACAAACATTGCGTGGCACTAGCTTACGCGAAGAGAAATGGTCTCAGGTTCAAGTTGGGGACGTTATAAGAATGGAGAATGATCACTTTGTCGCGGCGGacgttcttcttttatcaACGAGCGAACCTAATGGTCTTTGTTACATCGAAACGGCAGAATTGGATGG GGAGACTAATTTAAAATGCCGGCAATGCTTGACTGAGACTGCCGAAATGATGGACAACCACGAATCAATTGGTCAATTCGACGGTGAAATCGTTTGCGAAACGCCTAACAATTTGTTGAATAAGTTTGATGGCACGTTAACGTGGAGAGGACGGAA ATACGCGTTGGATAACGACAAAATCATATTACGAGGTTGTGTACTAAGAAATACACAATGGTGCTACGGCGTGGTCATCTTTGCGGGCAAGGATACCAAATTAATGCAAAACTCAGGGAAGACCAAATTTAAGAGGACCTCTATAGATAGGCTGCTGAATCTTCTGATTATTGGAATAGtgtttttcttgctttctatGTGTTTGTTTTGCATGATCGGTTGTGGTATTTGGGAGAGCCTCGTGGGTCGATATTTTCAAGTGTATTTACCTTGGGACTCGTTAGTGCCTAGCGAACCTTTAGGAGGTGCCACAGTGATCGCTCTCCTCGTATTCTTTTCATATGCTATTGTATTGAACACAGTGGTGCCAATCAGTTTATATGTGAGTGTCGAAGTGATCAGATTCGTGCAGTCGTTTCTGATCAATTGGGACGAAGAAATGTACTACGCGCCTACGAATACACATGCCAAGGCTAGGACTACTACGTTAAACGAAGAATTGGGTCAGATAGAATACATCTTTTCTGACAAAACTGGAACATTAACGCAAAATATAATGACTTTTAATAAGTGTTCTGTAGCTGGTAAATGTTACGGTGACACTGTAGACGAAGTTACTGGAGAAGTCGTCGATTTAAGCGAG ACGGACAAAGCTGCACAAACTCCAACAATGCGATGGAAGAGCGGACAGGAATTTGTTCGTCAAGTTTATACTCCGCTTAGCGGTCCAAACGTCCGTCTTCTGGAGCAAGCTGACAGAATGTCCAGTACAACACCAGAACCAGGAATCAGTGCCAGCCCAAAGCTTCAACACAAACATTCA ATGATGCCACCCCtggatttttcatttaacaagGATTACGAGCCTGAATTTAAATTCTACGATCCTGCGCTTTTGGAAGCTGTCAAGCAAGGGAATGAAGATGTTCACAGTTTCTTTCGCTTATTAGCATTATGCCACACCGTTATGCCAGAAGAGAAACACGGAAAGCTCGAGTATCAAGCACAGTCGCCGGACGAGGCAGCGCTCGTTTCAGCAGCTAGAAATTTTGGTTTTGTCTTTAAAGAAAGATCTCCTAATAGCATAACGATCGAAGTAATGGGAAAGCGTGAAGTATATGAGCTACTGTGTATTCTAGACTTTAATAATGTCAGAAAAAGAATGTCTGTAATATTGAGAAAGGATGGACATCTTAGGTTGTATTGTAAAGGGGCAGACAATGTCATTTACGAACGTTTGAAGAAAGATAGCGATGAAATTATGTCAAAGACTTTGGATCATCTCAATAAATTTGCAGGCGAAGGTTTGAGAACATTGTGCCTTTCAGTGAGAGATTTAGATGAAAGCTTCTTTAATAATTGGAAACAACGTCATCAAGAAGCGGCACTCAGCCATGAGAATAGAGATGACAAATTGGACGCCATATacgaagagatagaaaaagatatgacGTTATTAGGTGCTACTGCCATTGAGGATAAATTACAAGATGGTGTACCCCAAACCATCGCGAATTTAGGACTCGCTGGCATAAAAGTGTGGGTATTAACAGGTGATAAACAAG AAACGGCCATCAACATCGGTTATTCGTGTCAACTGTTAACAGACGATCTTACCGATGTCTTTGTAGTAGATGCTACTACTTATGATGGGGTTGAAACTCAATTGACACGATATTTGGAAACCATCAAGACAGCCTCCAGCCATCAGAATCGGCCAACTCTCTCCATTGTCACATTCAGGTGGGACAAGGAAAG CAGTGATACGGAATATAATCCGAGTAGAGACGAGCAGGATGAGCATGAAATGGAGCAAGCTATGGGTTTTGCAGTGGTTATCAATGGACATTCCTTAGTGCACGCATTGCATCCGCAACTTGATCAACTTTTTCTGGAAGTATCAAGCCAAT GTAAATCTGTGATATGTTGTCGTGTAACACCTTTACAAAAAGCGATGGTCGTtgaattgataaagaaaaataaaaatgcggTTACTCTGGCGATCGGAGATGGAGCTAATGACGTTTCGATGATAAAGACGGCTCATATTGGCGTTGGTATCAGTGGACAAGAAGGACTGCAAGCTGTACTAGCCTCTGATTATTCTATAGGGCAATTTAGGTTCTTAGAAAGATTATTACTCGTACACGGCAGGTGGTCGTATTATAGAATGAGCAAGTTCCTTAGAtacttcttttataaaaattttgcatTCACTCTCTGCCATATCTGGTTCGCCTTCTTCTGTGGATTCAGTGCACAG ACAGTGTTTGATCCAATGTACATTTCTGTctataatctattttatacGTCGCTACCAGTTTTGGCAGTTGGCATATTTGATCAAGatgttaatgataaaaatagcCTAATGTATCCAAAGTTATATGCACCTGGACTTCAAAATCttctctttaataaaaaagaattttgttgGAGTGCTCTACATGGTTTTTTTGCTAGTTGCGTATTATTTTTAGTACCCTATG gAACATACAAGGATGGAGTATCACCGAAGGGCTATGTACTTTCAGACCATATGCTGCTGGGCAGTGTTGTAGCTACAATATTAGTTATAGTTGTAACAGTTCAAATCGCTCTTGACACATCATATTGGACAATTGTTAATCATATTATGGTGTGGGGCTCGTTGATatggtattttattttagattacTTTTATAACTTCGTCATAGGAGGTAGTTACGCCGGCAGTCTTACAATG GCTATGTCAGAAGCAACATTTTGGTTCACAACAGTTATAACATGTATAATACTAGTGATACCAGTTCTTTCATGGAGGTTCTTCTTTATGGATGTGCGGCCAACACTCTCAGATAGAGTAAGATTGAAACAAAGATTAGCGCAATTGCGTTCTCGTCAGAGTCAGGACATTTTGCGTACTCCATCTACGAGACGCACGCGACGATCTCTGCGCTCAGGCTACGCATTTGCTCATCAAGAAGGTTTTGGACGACTTATTACATCTGGAAAAATCATGCGCAAATTACCCAATGGTGCAGATTTTAAGTTCGCTATGCCATTTACCAATAATGTTACTAAACAAGTTAATGTTGCTACTACGTCGCCAAAGGAGAATGCATCTCGGAATTCGCACACATTGGATGCTATCACTCTGTGA